The Salvelinus sp. IW2-2015 linkage group LG8, ASM291031v2, whole genome shotgun sequence genome window below encodes:
- the grnb gene encoding granulin b, which yields MIGVVCLALLGLTSALICPDGGMCDDGNTCCKTPSGGYGCCPLPNAECCSDHLHCCYEGTVCDLVHSKCLNKTVSLPWVRRVPAQHIISPLMVEGVRAVICPDGESECPDDTTCCQLPEGSWGCCPLAKAVCCEDKXHCCPEGTTCDLAHNKCVSPTLETFAMREKGPAMKKQTVTCPGGTSRCPDGTTCCLLTIGDYGCCPYLEAVCCTDKLHCCPGNTTCDLEHEMCTSPNTQTPLAKKTPAIPNDVDCPDKVSSCPDETTCCLLGDKSYGCCPMPSAVCCPDHLHCCPEGTTCDLEQSTCVSEHGQTPMAVKFPATLTTTXLQSTVNAVPCNDSVACADGTTCCKLLNGEWACCPLPKAVCCDDHLHCCPHGTICNLAESTCDDPSSGSALVPMLDKVPAFSYVSQEEPLPNSICDKSTSCPGKSTCCKTSTGNWACCPLPNAVCCDDHLHCCPHGTVCNLEASSCDDPSGFNMPWVTKVPALTTQAQLATEKCDEQTMCPGGTTCCRQNSGQWACCPLPHAVCCDDHEHCCPKGYTCNVAEQTCDKAGTLSLPWIPKVPALLLRRVLPQASAPSFPLAKNMCDPHTSCPKYTTCCFMDKAGKWGCCPLPKAVCCDNGDHCCPSGYSCDVHXTSCTKGPLTIPWYRKEKALTEGAMLKDVKCDDKSSCASGATCCKLPTGEWGCCPLVKAVCCTDHEHCCPQGYSCNMQTGTCEKLVEAILLRTVPLTKVAESQQRAAEMGIDVKCDSTGEYSCPKLETCCKTSPTEWSCCPAPKATCCADTRHCCPMGYTCDLEQGGCSQQAELTWDMFYSHDKKRDFVPF from the exons ATG ATAGGGGTGGTGTGTCTGGCCCTCCTAGGCCTAACCTCAGCCCTGATTTGTCCCGATGGTGGGATGTGTGACGACGGCAACACCTGCTGCAAGACCCCCAGCGGTGGATATGGCTGCTGTCCATTACCAAAT GCTGAGTGCTGTTCCGACCACCTGCATTGCTGCTATGAGGGGACAGTGTGTGACTTAGTCCACTCCAAGTGCCTCAATAAAACAGTCTCTCTGCCGTGGGTCAGAAGAGTCCCCGCACAACACATCATCAGCCCTCTG ATGGTGGAGGGAGTGAGGGCAGTCATTTGTCCCGACGGTGAGTCGGAGTGTCCAGACGACACCACCTGCTGTCAACTCCCAGAAGGCTCCTGGGGCTGCTGTCCGCTGGCCAAG GCGGTGTGCTGTGAGGACAAGATRCACTGCTGTCCAGAGGGCACCACGTGTGACCTAGCCCACAACAAATGTGTGTCTCCCACCCTGGAGACTTTTGCCATGAGGGAAAAGGGGCCTGCAATGAAGAAGCAGACGG TGACCTGCCCAGGTGGTACGAGCAGATGCCCAGACGGAACCACCTGTTGCCTGCTGACCATTGGCGACTATGGCTGCTGCCCCTACCTGGAG GCTGTGTGCTGTACGGACAAACTCCACTGTTGCCCCGGCAATACAACCTGTGACCTGGAGCATGAGATGTGCACTTCCCCCAACACACAGACCCCACTGGCTAAGAAGACTCCTGCCATCCCCAACGATG TGGATTGCCCAGACAAGGTGTCATCGTGTCCTGATGAGACCACTTGCTGCCTGCTGGGGGATAAGAGCTATGGCTGCTGCCCTATGCCAAGT GCTGTGTGTTGTCCGGACCACCTTCACTGCTGTCCTGAGGGAACCACCTGTGACCTGGAACAGAGCACCTGTGTGTCTGAACACGGCCAAACTCCCATGGCTGTCAAATTCCCCGCCACATTGACCACGACATYCCTACAGAGcacag TCAATGCTGTGCCCTGCAACGACTCTGTGGCCTGCGCTGATGGAACCACGTGCTGTAAATTACTAAATGGAGAATGGGcctgctgccccctacccaag GCTGTGTGTTGTGATGACCACCTYCACTGCTGCCCCCACGGGACCATCTGTAACCTGGCCGAGAGTACGTGTGATGACCCGTCTTCGGGCTCTGCCCTGGTACCCATGCTGGACAAGGTGCCCGCCTTTAGCTATGTGTCGCAGGAGGAGCCGCTGCCCAACAGCATATGTGACAAATCCACGTCGTGCCCGGGCAAATCCACGTGCTGCAAGACCTCCACAGGAAACTGGGCATGCTGCCccctgcccaat GCTGTGTGTTGCGATGACCACCTCCACTGCTGCCCCCACGGCACTGTGTGTAACCTGGAGGCCAGTAGCTGCGATGACCCCTCAGGCTTCAACATGCCGTGGGTCACCAAGGTGCCWGCACTCACCACCCAGGCACAACTGGCCACTGAGAAGTGTGACGAACAGACCATGTGCCCCGGGGGCACCACCTGCTGCAGACAGAACTCAGGACAGTGGGCATGCTGTCCTCTACCTCAT GCGGTGTGCTGCGACGACCATGAGCACTGCTGCCCTAAAGGCTACACGTGTAACGTGGCCGAGCAGACCTGTGACAAAGCTGGGACCCTCAGCTTGCCCTGGATCCCCAAGGTGCCAGCCCTGCTCCTGCGCAGAGTGCTTCCTCAGGCCAGTGCCCCTTCCTTCCCCCTAGCCAAGAACATGTGTGACCCCCACACCAGCTGTCCCAAATATACCACCTGCTGCTTCATGGACAAGGCTGGCAAGTGGGGATGCTGCCCCCTGCCAAAG GCGGTGTGCTGTGACAACGGAGACCACTGCTGCCCCAGCGGCTACAGCTGTGATGTCCACAAKACCTCCTGCACTAAGGGCCCCCTGACCATTCCCTGGTACCGCAAAGAGAAGGCCCTGACCGAGGGAGCCATGTTGAAAGACGTAAAGTGTGACGACAAGAGCAGCTGTGCCTCGGGGGCCACCTGCTGCAAGCTGCCCACCGGCGAATGGGGCTGCTGTCCCCTGGTCAAG GCTGTTTGCTGTACAGACCATGAGCACTGCTGCCCCCAGGGCTACAGCTGCAACATGCAGACTGGGACCTGTGAGAAACTGGTAGAGGCTATACTCCTCCGCACGGTGCCCCTGACAAAGGTAGCAGAGTCccagcagagggcagcagagatGGGTATTGATGTGAAGTGTGACAGCACTGGCGAGTACAGCTGTCCCAAACTGGAAACCTGCTGCAAGACCTCACCCACGGAATGGTCCTGCTGCCCTGCACCAAAG